From the Clostridium sp. Marseille-P299 genome, one window contains:
- a CDS encoding RHS repeat-associated core domain-containing protein: MTSYEYNAAGNKVVEKDALGNTTKYAYDAANNVTQITNALNKVTKYEYNAKGQLIKETDAKGKVTSYSYDKNGNQEKVTNALGAITSYTYDAKNQLLEEKDAKGNVISYKYDALGNLNRKTDARGNRTYYEYDSSNNLTKVTDALGHVTNYTYDKLGNLTEETRVGLSSTNNQTTKYEYDKNGRLTKLTDPLGESISYVYNGNGQITKETQKDGTTTGYQYDKVGNVKKITYSDNRSITYTYDSINQLKSMKDWNGTTTYEYDANGQTIKITDPKNQVMEYTWTKLGQKKSIIDPNGEVVSYVYDNNGNLSKVTDTNNAVTTYTYDALNQVKTRKLPNSAESAYTYDSIGQLTERKEKNGGVLKDTYTYEYDKNGNRIKETKVSSGMTEITRYTYDVLNQLTDVTDKNGTRSYGFDEFNNRIFKEESGKLSTQYIYNNLNQLVYEFRGGDLTTYSYDKRGNLSTVEENGNTKQVYTFDSTNKLTKVVGEDTTTVYDYDGNGNRVNVKVTKYGSVISNTSYVVDTMTTYQNIVMAKDTVTGKVSAFTFVNEQVSVETDGKISYYRNDEKNSVTEILDGAGKVQASIQYDEYGVMLNPEAVGTNGNIFSENLFSYTGHVYDESTGLYYAKARYYDAKIGRFISEDSYRGEQSESVRLNLYIYVMNNPIRYIDPTGELAFPGQIHNLVVNYIALKHGFYKEQTIDYDFGWGRADLISVFGNVWDVKRDKPKQIEKGVAQVLKYVKNKWKRFPDKTLSVGGYIAPDSLTVKLNVDTYNISYYYAGGGVIAYDYDKVTDCEEVTEVVTSLVIIAGSTVLIYSTGGMAAPALVPILVK, translated from the coding sequence ATTACATCTTATGAATACAATGCTGCTGGTAATAAAGTAGTAGAAAAAGATGCACTTGGTAATACAACGAAATATGCTTACGATGCAGCAAATAACGTAACGCAGATTACAAATGCATTGAACAAAGTTACAAAATACGAATACAATGCAAAGGGTCAGTTAATTAAAGAAACCGATGCAAAGGGGAAGGTTACCTCTTATAGCTATGATAAGAATGGAAACCAAGAAAAAGTTACAAATGCGCTAGGTGCAATCACAAGCTACACATACGATGCTAAGAATCAGTTACTAGAAGAAAAAGACGCAAAAGGAAACGTGATTTCATATAAGTATGATGCCCTTGGAAATCTAAACAGAAAAACCGATGCAAGAGGAAATCGAACTTACTATGAATATGACTCTAGTAATAACCTTACGAAAGTAACCGATGCCCTAGGTCATGTAACAAACTATACTTATGATAAGCTTGGTAATTTAACCGAAGAAACTCGTGTGGGGCTTAGTTCTACAAACAACCAGACAACAAAATATGAGTACGATAAAAATGGTCGTTTAACAAAGCTTACGGATCCACTGGGTGAGAGCATTTCCTATGTTTACAATGGGAATGGTCAAATCACGAAGGAAACGCAAAAAGATGGAACAACCACTGGATATCAATACGATAAGGTTGGTAATGTTAAGAAAATCACCTATAGTGATAATAGAAGCATTACGTATACCTATGATAGTATCAATCAGCTCAAATCAATGAAAGACTGGAACGGTACTACGACTTACGAATACGATGCCAATGGTCAAACCATTAAAATAACCGATCCAAAGAATCAGGTAATGGAATACACATGGACAAAACTTGGCCAGAAGAAATCCATAATCGATCCAAATGGTGAAGTCGTAAGTTATGTGTATGATAATAACGGCAATCTAAGCAAGGTGACAGATACAAATAATGCGGTTACAACGTATACCTACGATGCACTAAATCAAGTAAAGACTAGAAAACTTCCAAACAGTGCAGAATCCGCATATACCTACGATTCCATTGGACAGTTAACGGAGCGTAAAGAAAAGAATGGTGGAGTTCTTAAAGATACGTATACATACGAGTACGATAAGAATGGTAACCGTATCAAAGAAACAAAAGTGTCTTCTGGAATGACGGAAATCACTCGTTATACGTACGATGTATTAAATCAGTTGACCGACGTGACGGATAAGAATGGCACTCGATCCTATGGATTTGATGAGTTTAATAACAGAATTTTCAAAGAGGAAAGTGGCAAGTTATCTACTCAATATATTTACAATAACTTAAATCAGTTGGTATATGAATTTAGGGGTGGAGATCTTACTACATATAGCTATGATAAGCGAGGTAACTTATCAACGGTAGAAGAGAATGGTAATACAAAGCAAGTATATACATTTGATTCCACGAATAAGTTAACGAAAGTTGTTGGAGAAGATACGACAACAGTTTATGATTATGATGGCAATGGAAACCGTGTAAATGTTAAGGTAACCAAGTATGGTTCTGTGATTAGTAACACGAGTTATGTCGTTGATACGATGACAACCTATCAGAATATTGTTATGGCTAAGGATACGGTGACTGGTAAAGTTTCTGCATTTACCTTTGTTAATGAACAAGTAAGTGTTGAAACGGATGGTAAAATTAGCTATTATAGAAACGATGAGAAGAATAGTGTCACTGAGATACTGGATGGGGCAGGGAAGGTACAAGCAAGCATTCAGTATGATGAGTATGGAGTGATGCTGAATCCAGAAGCTGTTGGGACGAATGGGAATATATTCTCGGAGAATTTATTCTCCTATACCGGACATGTATATGATGAGAGTACTGGCCTTTACTATGCGAAGGCAAGATACTATGATGCTAAGATTGGTAGATTTATTAGTGAGGATAGTTATCGTGGGGAGCAAAGTGAGTCAGTTAGATTAAATTTATATATTTATGTAATGAACAATCCTATTCGGTATATTGACCCAACAGGAGAATTAGCATTTCCGGGCCAGATACATAATTTGGTTGTAAACTATATCGCTCTCAAGCACGGTTTCTACAAAGAGCAAACAATAGATTATGACTTTGGATGGGGGAGAGCTGATTTAATTAGTGTTTTTGGAAACGTTTGGGATGTAAAAAGAGATAAGCCTAAACAAATAGAAAAAGGTGTCGCGCAAGTATTGAAATATGTAAAAAACAAATGGAAGCGATTTCCGGATAAAACACTTTCCGTTGGCGGATATATCGCTCCAGATTCATTAACTGTTAAATTAAACGTTGACACTTATAATATTTCTTACTATTATGCAGGAGGCGGAGTTATAGCGTATGATTATGATAAAGTAACTGATTGCGAAGAAGTTACCGAGGTAGTTACAAGTCTTGTCATTATTGCAGGATCAACAGTCTTGATTTACTCAACGGGAGGTATGGCAGCCCCTGCGTTAGTTCCAATATTGGTTAAGTAA